The proteins below are encoded in one region of Apium graveolens cultivar Ventura chromosome 4, ASM990537v1, whole genome shotgun sequence:
- the LOC141716795 gene encoding putative auxin efflux carrier component 8 isoform X1, with protein sequence MISLYQVYQVIAATVPLYVAMILAYISVKWWKLFTPDQCSGINKFVAKFSIPLLSFQLISTSNPYKMNIRLVGADALQKILAFLVLAVITRWSSSGNLKWIITGISLSTLPNTLILGIPLIRAMYGDEAAGLLVQIVVLQSFIWYNILLFLFELSATREAYVTPSPEVAVELEAAREEQEDEETEGKKRSSGKNVLLVVLLTVGKKLISNPNTHASVAGLIWALIKFRWGLHLPKIADKSITILSDGGLGMAMFSLGLFMASRAGIKLSEIRRVVLALSLKFLAGPAVMIASSYAIGLRGIVLKMAIVQASLPQGIVPFVFAKEYNVHPDILSIGVIYGLLLALPVALAYYFLLDL encoded by the exons ATGATTTCTCTTTACCAAGTCTATCAGGTGATTGCAGCCACTGTACCATTATACGTGGCGATGATCTTAGCCTACATTTCTGTGAAATGGTGGAAACTGTTTACACCCGATCAATGCTCAGGCATTAACAAATTTGTTGCCAAATTCTCAATTCCGCTACTGTCTTTTCAGTTGATCTCTACAAGCAATCCATATAAGATGAACATAAGGTTAGTAGGTGCTGATGCTCTTCAAAAGATACTTGCATTTCTTGTGTTGGCAGTGATAACAAGATGGAGCTCAAGTGGAAACCTCAAGTGGATCATAACAGGCATTTCTTTGTCAACATTGCCTAATACATTGATTCTTGGAATTCCATTAATAAGAGCTATGTATGGCGATGAAGCAGCAGGCCTTCTTGTCCAGATTGTTGTGCTGCAGAGCTTTATATGGTATAACATATTATTGTTTCTGTTCGAGCTCAGCGCCACAAGAGAAGCCTATGTCACACCATCTCCTGAAGTTGCTG TAGAGCTGGAGGCAGCACGGGAAGAACAAGAAGATGAAGAGACAGAAGGGAAAAAGAGAAGTTCAGGCAAAAATGTATTGCTGGTTGTGCTTTTAACAGTAGGGAAGAAGCTTATAAGCAATCCAAACACTCATGCAAGTGTAGCTGGCCTCATTTGGGCATTAATAAAGTTCAG GTGGGGATTACATTTGCCAAAGATTGCTGATAAATCAATAACAATATTGTCAGATGGAGGACTTGGAATGGCAATGTTCAGTCTTG GCTTGTTCATGGCATCTCGAGCTGGTATCAAATTAAGTGAGATACGGAGGGTAGTGTTGGCCTTGTCATTAAAGTTCTTAGCAGGACCTGCTGTAATGATAGCTTCCTCCTACGCAATTGGATTAAGGGGAATTGTGCTAAAAATGGCTATTGTGCAG GCATCTCTTCCCCAAGGAATAGTTCCATTTGTTTTTGCCAAAGAGTACAATGTGCATCCAGACATACTGAGCATCGG GGTCATATATGGGTTGCTATTAGCACTGCCTGTTGCATTGGCCTACTACTTCCTATTGGATTTATGA
- the LOC141716795 gene encoding putative auxin efflux carrier component 8 isoform X2: MISLYQVYQVIAATVPLYVAMILAYISVKWWKLFTPDQCSGINKFVAKFSIPLLSFQLISTSNPYKMNIRLVGADALQKILAFLVLAVITRWSSSGNLKWIITGISLSTLPNTLILGIPLIRAMYGDEAAGLLVQIVVLQSFIWYNILLFLFELSATREAYVTPSPEVAELEAAREEQEDEETEGKKRSSGKNVLLVVLLTVGKKLISNPNTHASVAGLIWALIKFRWGLHLPKIADKSITILSDGGLGMAMFSLGLFMASRAGIKLSEIRRVVLALSLKFLAGPAVMIASSYAIGLRGIVLKMAIVQASLPQGIVPFVFAKEYNVHPDILSIGVIYGLLLALPVALAYYFLLDL, from the exons ATGATTTCTCTTTACCAAGTCTATCAGGTGATTGCAGCCACTGTACCATTATACGTGGCGATGATCTTAGCCTACATTTCTGTGAAATGGTGGAAACTGTTTACACCCGATCAATGCTCAGGCATTAACAAATTTGTTGCCAAATTCTCAATTCCGCTACTGTCTTTTCAGTTGATCTCTACAAGCAATCCATATAAGATGAACATAAGGTTAGTAGGTGCTGATGCTCTTCAAAAGATACTTGCATTTCTTGTGTTGGCAGTGATAACAAGATGGAGCTCAAGTGGAAACCTCAAGTGGATCATAACAGGCATTTCTTTGTCAACATTGCCTAATACATTGATTCTTGGAATTCCATTAATAAGAGCTATGTATGGCGATGAAGCAGCAGGCCTTCTTGTCCAGATTGTTGTGCTGCAGAGCTTTATATGGTATAACATATTATTGTTTCTGTTCGAGCTCAGCGCCACAAGAGAAGCCTATGTCACACCATCTCCTGAAGTTGCTG AGCTGGAGGCAGCACGGGAAGAACAAGAAGATGAAGAGACAGAAGGGAAAAAGAGAAGTTCAGGCAAAAATGTATTGCTGGTTGTGCTTTTAACAGTAGGGAAGAAGCTTATAAGCAATCCAAACACTCATGCAAGTGTAGCTGGCCTCATTTGGGCATTAATAAAGTTCAG GTGGGGATTACATTTGCCAAAGATTGCTGATAAATCAATAACAATATTGTCAGATGGAGGACTTGGAATGGCAATGTTCAGTCTTG GCTTGTTCATGGCATCTCGAGCTGGTATCAAATTAAGTGAGATACGGAGGGTAGTGTTGGCCTTGTCATTAAAGTTCTTAGCAGGACCTGCTGTAATGATAGCTTCCTCCTACGCAATTGGATTAAGGGGAATTGTGCTAAAAATGGCTATTGTGCAG GCATCTCTTCCCCAAGGAATAGTTCCATTTGTTTTTGCCAAAGAGTACAATGTGCATCCAGACATACTGAGCATCGG GGTCATATATGGGTTGCTATTAGCACTGCCTGTTGCATTGGCCTACTACTTCCTATTGGATTTATGA
- the LOC141716795 gene encoding putative auxin efflux carrier component 8 isoform X3, which produces MISLYQVYQVIAATVPLYVAMILAYISVKWWKLFTPDQCSGINKFVAKFSIPLLSFQLISTSNPYKMNIRLVGADALQKILAFLVLAVITRWSSSGNLKWIITGISLSTLPNTLILGIPLIRAMYGDEAAGLLVQIVVLQSFIWYNILLFLFELSATREAYVTPSPEVAVELEAAREEQEDEETEGKKRSSGKNVLLVVLLTVGKKLISNPNTHASVAGLIWALIKFRWGLHLPKIADKSITILSDGGLGMAMFSLGLFMASRAGIKLSEIRRVVLALSLKFLAGPAVMIASSYAIGLRGIVLKMAIVQASLPQGIVPFVFAKEYNVHPDILSIG; this is translated from the exons ATGATTTCTCTTTACCAAGTCTATCAGGTGATTGCAGCCACTGTACCATTATACGTGGCGATGATCTTAGCCTACATTTCTGTGAAATGGTGGAAACTGTTTACACCCGATCAATGCTCAGGCATTAACAAATTTGTTGCCAAATTCTCAATTCCGCTACTGTCTTTTCAGTTGATCTCTACAAGCAATCCATATAAGATGAACATAAGGTTAGTAGGTGCTGATGCTCTTCAAAAGATACTTGCATTTCTTGTGTTGGCAGTGATAACAAGATGGAGCTCAAGTGGAAACCTCAAGTGGATCATAACAGGCATTTCTTTGTCAACATTGCCTAATACATTGATTCTTGGAATTCCATTAATAAGAGCTATGTATGGCGATGAAGCAGCAGGCCTTCTTGTCCAGATTGTTGTGCTGCAGAGCTTTATATGGTATAACATATTATTGTTTCTGTTCGAGCTCAGCGCCACAAGAGAAGCCTATGTCACACCATCTCCTGAAGTTGCTG TAGAGCTGGAGGCAGCACGGGAAGAACAAGAAGATGAAGAGACAGAAGGGAAAAAGAGAAGTTCAGGCAAAAATGTATTGCTGGTTGTGCTTTTAACAGTAGGGAAGAAGCTTATAAGCAATCCAAACACTCATGCAAGTGTAGCTGGCCTCATTTGGGCATTAATAAAGTTCAG GTGGGGATTACATTTGCCAAAGATTGCTGATAAATCAATAACAATATTGTCAGATGGAGGACTTGGAATGGCAATGTTCAGTCTTG GCTTGTTCATGGCATCTCGAGCTGGTATCAAATTAAGTGAGATACGGAGGGTAGTGTTGGCCTTGTCATTAAAGTTCTTAGCAGGACCTGCTGTAATGATAGCTTCCTCCTACGCAATTGGATTAAGGGGAATTGTGCTAAAAATGGCTATTGTGCAG GCATCTCTTCCCCAAGGAATAGTTCCATTTGTTTTTGCCAAAGAGTACAATGTGCATCCAGACATACTGAGCATCGGGTAA
- the LOC141718123 gene encoding pectate lyase-like → MGITERSIFIILVISTAAFYTLQAEGDNVDGKNKANETKNAVKAQAPSLAPAPDGPAPSPQDSANTPNPYPSDESEYAMMSELFSPEEVPGENEADSAVEAAAPGQEESSEENEPDPADPPPSIQTQNSTRRVLARNHRGPCIAYNPIDRCWRCDPNWARDRKRLAGCALGFGRRTTGGRDGPIYKVTDPSDDNVMEPRPGTLRHAVIQTTPLWIIFTKSMTITLKQELLMQCDKTIDGRGKNIKISGGAGISIQFVRNIIIHNIHITDIIVTPGGTIRDSVDHIGIRAQPDGDAISIFGSSDIWIDHVSASNAKDGLIDVVAASTGITISNCHFVRHDKVMLFGAEDNNERDKNMQVTVAYTHFGKHLIQRMPRVRWGFFHLVNNDYTHWLMYAIGGSCGASIISQGNRFIAPPDPVAKEVTHRTNGLEPGWETWNWRSEGDLMMNGAFFVESGSPNWRMGIDPLDLIIPAPAAEVTTLTLFTGPLGCRKKRPC, encoded by the exons ATGGGGATAACCGAGCGGTCGATTTTCATAATTTTAGTAATTAGCACTGCTGCATTCTATACACTTCAGGCAGAGGGCGACAATGTGGACGGGAAGAACAAAGCCAATGAAACCAAGAATGCTGTCAAGGCTCAGGCACCGAGCCTCGCGCCTGCTCCAGATGGACCTGCCCCTAGTCCACAAGATTCTGCAAATACTCCTAACCCTTATCCATCCGACGAATCTGAGTACGCCATGATGTCTGAGTTATTTAGTCCAGAGGAAGTTCCAGGAGAAAATGAAGCTGATAGCGCCGTCGAGGCTGCGGCACCTGGTCAAGAGGAAAGTTCAGAAGAAAATGAACCTGATCCAGCAGACCCTCCTCCATCTATTCA GACACAAAACAGTACAAGAAGAGTACTAGCCAGGAATCACCGGGGGCCATGCATAGCCTACAATCCCATCGACAGGTGTTGGAGATGCGACCCCAACTGGGCAAGAGATCGGAAAAGATTAGCTGGCTGTGCACTGGGCTTTGGTCGCCGCACTACTGGTGGAAGAGATGGACCAATCTACAAAGTCACCGACCCCTCAGACGACAACGTTATGGAACCTAGGCCCGGGACCTTACGCCATGCTGTGATTCAGACCACGCCATTGTGGATTATATTCACCAAGAGCATGACAATTACGCTAAAACAAGAGTTGTTAATGCAATGTGACAAAACAATTGATGGCCGCGGAAAGAATATTAAAATTAGCGGGGGTGCTGGTATTAGCATTCAGTTTGTTAGAAACATTATAATACATAACATTCATATTACCGATATTATCGTCACTCCTGGTGGAACAATCAGGGATTCCGTGGATCATATCGGTATAAGAGCACAACCAGATGGTGATGCAATTTCAATTTTCGGTTCATCCGATATATGGATTGATCATGTTTCTGCATCTAATGCTAAAGACGGCCTTATTGATGTTGTCGCGGCTTCTACTGGTATAACCATTTCTAACTGCCATTTCGTCCGTCATGATAAG GTGATGTTATTTGGTGCGGAAGACAACAACGAAAGGGACAAAAACATGCAAGTAACAGTGGCATATACACATTTTGGAAAGCATTTGATACAAAGAATGCCGAGAGTGAGATGGGGATTTTTTCATTTGGTAAACAACGATTACACACATTGGCTAATGTACGCGATTGGAGGTAGCTGCGGTGCATCTATCATTAGCCAGGGGAACAGGTTCATAGCTCCACCTGATCCCGTAGCCAAAGAAGTAACTCACAGAACTAATGGACTTGAACCAGGTTGGGAGACATGGAACTGGAGATCAGAAGGTGATTTGATGATGAATGGAGCTTTCTTCGTGGAGTCTGGAAGTCCAAACTGGAGAATGGGAATTGATCCACTGGATTTGATTATTCCCGCACCAGCAGCTGAAGTTACTACGCTTACTCTGTTCACAGGCCCGCTTGGTTGCAGAAAGAAGAGACCTTGCTAG